In the genome of Triticum urartu cultivar G1812 chromosome 5, Tu2.1, whole genome shotgun sequence, one region contains:
- the LOC125507749 gene encoding uncharacterized protein At3g49140-like isoform X1 has product MLTLMAAAAAAAPDQSFFSRSRRPTQPPSLFKAGRSALPPLCGSGQSHHSSHCRCHCSWSSTPHARRSSQCRCSASATPDHPDEPPSSGRGGRYHPWEDIAETLQLDDGEPARLTDAESARTIVEVNNNATVMISTLIDDGVHERIILPEFPYLTDENGDIYFEVDNDDAVMENIMGDDKIAHVIIGLDNTDVFADLDLAAASSTSFAQEEEEEEEEDDDSDDSDDEYEEEGIYAVDEEDGDDDGDDDEEDDDAPNWSNLETVNSCHPLYFARMIVENASKSSIDWLDRPPASLVVEGQLRPAFAEESTMVSRHLLNGDEPLKDDKKGSGATFFKVEVLSIELITAYGTEPKVKIEEYRKSRPDIIAHSAPNIISRLRAGGDKITQALKSLCWRCKAIQVEEAAIIGVDCLGFDLRLCSGTQVQTLRFAFPTKASSEFSAEKQIHELLFPRRIHQEGESPQAQPKEY; this is encoded by the exons ATGCTGACGCTGATGGCGGCCGCCGCTGCAGCAGCGCCGGACCAATCCTTCTTCTCCCGCTCCCGCCGCCCCACGCAGCCGCCTAGCCTGTTCAAAGCCGGCCGCTCCGCCCTCCCGCCGCTGTGTGGCAGCGGTCAGAGCCATCACTCCTCGCACTGTCGCTGTCACTGCTCCTGGAGCAGCACCCCGCACGCACGCCGGAGCAGCCAATGCCG ATGCAGTGCCAGTGCGACGCCGGACCACCCGGACGAGCCGCCGTCGTCGGGGAGAGGCGGCCGTTACCATCCTTGGGAGGACATCGCCGAGACGCTTCAGCTCGACGACGGAGAGCCGGCGCGCCTCACCGACGCCGAATCCGCCCGAACAATCGTCGAG GTGAACAACAATGCAACGGTGATGATCTCCACGCTCATCGATGACGGTGTGCACGAGAGGATCATCTTGCCGGAGTTCCCCTACTTGACCGACGAGAATGGAG ATATTTACTTCGAGGTCGACAACGACGACGCGGTCATGGAAAACATTATGGGCGACGACAAGATTGCG CATGTTATCATTGGACTCGATAACACAGATGTCTTTGCTGACTTGGATCTAGCAGCGGCGTCATCGACTTCATTTgcacaagaagaagaagaggaggaggaagaggacgatGATTCCGACGATTCTGACGATGAATATGAGGAG GAGGGTATATATGCTGTTGATGAAGAAGACGgggatgacgacggcgatgatgatgaagaagatgacgATGCACCTAACTGGTCCAACCTTGAAACCGTAAATTCCTGTCATCCACTATACTTTGCGAGGATGATTGTGGAG AATGCGAGCAAATCAAGTATAGATTGGTTGGACCGACCACCTGCAAGCCTTGTTGTTGAGGGTCAGCTGAGACCTGCGTTTGCTGAAGAGAGCACCATGGTTTCCAGGCATTTATTAAATG GTGATGAACCACTCAAAGACGACAAAAAGGGAAGTGGGGCTACATTTTTCAAGGTTGAAGTTCTGAGCATTGAGCTGATCACTGCATATGGTACAGAG CCCAAGGTAAAGATAGAAGAATACCGGAAATCTAGACCCGACATCATCGCGCACTCTGCACCAAACATAATATCACGCTTGAGAGCCGGTGGAGACAAGATAACACAAGCTCTGAAATCACTCTGTTGGAGGTGCAAGGCCATTCAAGTAGAG GAAGCAGCAATCATCGGCGTCGACTGCCTTGGGTTTGACTTGAGACTGTGCTCAGGAACACAAGTGCAGACACTGAGATTTGCTTTCCCTACAAAG GCTAGTTCGGAGTTCAGCGCAGAGAAGCAAATACACGAGCTTCTGTTTCCTAGGAGGATACATCAAGAAGGGGAGTCACCACAGGCTCAACCCAAAGAGTACTGA
- the LOC125507749 gene encoding uncharacterized protein At3g49140-like isoform X2: MLTLMAAAAAAAPDQSFFSRSRRPTQPPSLFKAGRSALPPLCGSGQSHHSSHCRCHCSWSSTPHARRSSQCRASATPDHPDEPPSSGRGGRYHPWEDIAETLQLDDGEPARLTDAESARTIVEVNNNATVMISTLIDDGVHERIILPEFPYLTDENGDIYFEVDNDDAVMENIMGDDKIAHVIIGLDNTDVFADLDLAAASSTSFAQEEEEEEEEDDDSDDSDDEYEEEGIYAVDEEDGDDDGDDDEEDDDAPNWSNLETVNSCHPLYFARMIVENASKSSIDWLDRPPASLVVEGQLRPAFAEESTMVSRHLLNGDEPLKDDKKGSGATFFKVEVLSIELITAYGTEPKVKIEEYRKSRPDIIAHSAPNIISRLRAGGDKITQALKSLCWRCKAIQVEEAAIIGVDCLGFDLRLCSGTQVQTLRFAFPTKASSEFSAEKQIHELLFPRRIHQEGESPQAQPKEY; encoded by the exons ATGCTGACGCTGATGGCGGCCGCCGCTGCAGCAGCGCCGGACCAATCCTTCTTCTCCCGCTCCCGCCGCCCCACGCAGCCGCCTAGCCTGTTCAAAGCCGGCCGCTCCGCCCTCCCGCCGCTGTGTGGCAGCGGTCAGAGCCATCACTCCTCGCACTGTCGCTGTCACTGCTCCTGGAGCAGCACCCCGCACGCACGCCGGAGCAGCCAATGCCG TGCCAGTGCGACGCCGGACCACCCGGACGAGCCGCCGTCGTCGGGGAGAGGCGGCCGTTACCATCCTTGGGAGGACATCGCCGAGACGCTTCAGCTCGACGACGGAGAGCCGGCGCGCCTCACCGACGCCGAATCCGCCCGAACAATCGTCGAG GTGAACAACAATGCAACGGTGATGATCTCCACGCTCATCGATGACGGTGTGCACGAGAGGATCATCTTGCCGGAGTTCCCCTACTTGACCGACGAGAATGGAG ATATTTACTTCGAGGTCGACAACGACGACGCGGTCATGGAAAACATTATGGGCGACGACAAGATTGCG CATGTTATCATTGGACTCGATAACACAGATGTCTTTGCTGACTTGGATCTAGCAGCGGCGTCATCGACTTCATTTgcacaagaagaagaagaggaggaggaagaggacgatGATTCCGACGATTCTGACGATGAATATGAGGAG GAGGGTATATATGCTGTTGATGAAGAAGACGgggatgacgacggcgatgatgatgaagaagatgacgATGCACCTAACTGGTCCAACCTTGAAACCGTAAATTCCTGTCATCCACTATACTTTGCGAGGATGATTGTGGAG AATGCGAGCAAATCAAGTATAGATTGGTTGGACCGACCACCTGCAAGCCTTGTTGTTGAGGGTCAGCTGAGACCTGCGTTTGCTGAAGAGAGCACCATGGTTTCCAGGCATTTATTAAATG GTGATGAACCACTCAAAGACGACAAAAAGGGAAGTGGGGCTACATTTTTCAAGGTTGAAGTTCTGAGCATTGAGCTGATCACTGCATATGGTACAGAG CCCAAGGTAAAGATAGAAGAATACCGGAAATCTAGACCCGACATCATCGCGCACTCTGCACCAAACATAATATCACGCTTGAGAGCCGGTGGAGACAAGATAACACAAGCTCTGAAATCACTCTGTTGGAGGTGCAAGGCCATTCAAGTAGAG GAAGCAGCAATCATCGGCGTCGACTGCCTTGGGTTTGACTTGAGACTGTGCTCAGGAACACAAGTGCAGACACTGAGATTTGCTTTCCCTACAAAG GCTAGTTCGGAGTTCAGCGCAGAGAAGCAAATACACGAGCTTCTGTTTCCTAGGAGGATACATCAAGAAGGGGAGTCACCACAGGCTCAACCCAAAGAGTACTGA